The genomic stretch GCGCCGCGGACGGCTCCTGCCACCTCCTCCGCGAAACGCGCGGCGGCCTCGTCGCACAGGGAGCTGTGGAACGCCCGGTCGACCGGCAGCGGCAGCGGGCGCAGGCCGCGCCCGTCGAGATCCGCGCGCGCCCGTTCCACGGCGTCCCGCGGGCCGGAGAGCGTGGTCGCCGTCGGCCCGTTGACCGCGGCCAGGTCCAGCCCGTACGCGGCGGCCGTCTCGACGGCGTCAGCCTCGCCCAGCGGTACCGCCAGCATGGCCCCGGCCGCGGTCTCCTCCATGAGGCGGCCGCGTACGGCGGCCAGCCGCAGGGCGTCGGGCAGGTCGAAGACACCGGACAGCGCGGCGGCGGTGAACTCGCCGAGGCTGTGCCCGAGCAGGGCGGCGGGCCGAACGCCCCAGTGCTCCCAGAGGCGGGCCAGCGCGTGCCCGACGGCGACGACGGCGGGCTGGAGCACGGAGGTGCGCCGCAGCTCCTCCGCGCCGCCGTCCCGCAGCAGGCCGGTCAGGTCCCGTCCGAGGTGCGGCCGCAGGATGCTGCCGCACTCGTCCAGCGCGGCCCGGAACACCGGATGCGCGTCGTACAGGCCCATTGACATCCGCGGCAGCTGGGTGCCCTGCCCCGGGAGCAGGAAGGCGACCGGGGCGTCGGCGCGGGCGGTGCGGGCCCGCACCGTGTCGCGCCGCCCGCCGGCGCGCAGCGCGGTGACGGCCTCCGCGGTGTCGCGGGCGAGGACGACCCGGCGGTGCTCCAACTGGCGGCGTCCGCTGCGCAGGGTGCGGGCGACATCCGCGAGGGGGACATCGCGGTGGGCTTCGAGGTGCGCCGCCAGACGCTCGGCGGCCGTGTCCAGGGCGGCAGCGGTGCGGGCCGACAGGGGCAGCGCCACCGGCAGCACGGAGGCGGCCAGGGGCGGGTCGCCCTCCGCGGAGCGGGCGGCCGGCCGCGGCGCCTCCTCGATGATGAGGTGGGCGTTGGTGCCGCCGATGCCGAACGCGCTGACGGCGGCGCGCCGAGGACCGTCCTCCGCCGGCCACCCGGTGAGCCGGTCGGGTACGAAGAACGGGGTGCGGTCCAGGGCGGGGGCCGGGGTGTCGCCGTCGGCGTGCAGGGTGGCGGGGATCCGCCCGTGGCGCAGGGCCTGGACCGCCGCGATGAGGCCGGTGACGCCGGCCGCCGTGTCCAGGTGACCGACCCTGGACTTCACCGATCCCAGCGCGCACCACGCGTCCGCGGCCGGGTCCGCGGCCGGGTCCGCGGCCCGGTACGCGGCGGTGAGCGCCTCGATCTCGATCGGGTCGCCGATCGCGGTGCCGGTGCCGTGCCCTTCCACGTAGCCGATGGAGCGCGGCGACACGTCGGCGACCGACAGCGCCTCGCGGATCACGGCCGCCTGGCCCGCGACACCGGGGGCGGTGTAGCCGGCCTTGGCGGCGCCGTCGTTGTTGACGGCCGAGCCCAGGATCACGGCATGGATCCGGTCGCCGTCGGCGAGGGCGTCCGACAGCCGCTTGAGCACGACGACCCCCGCGCCGTTGCCGAAGACCGTGCCGTCGGCCCCCGCGCCGTAGGGGCGACATCGGCCGCCCGGCGACTCGATGCCTCCCTCGACGGGGAGGTAGCCGGCGCGGTGCGGCACGGTGACGGTCACACCACCGGCCAGGGCCAGGTCGCACTCCTGGGTCAGCAGGCTCTGCGCGGCCATGTGCACCGCGACGAGTGAGGTCGAGCAGGCGGTCTGGACGCTGACGGCCGGACCGCGCAGGTTCAGTTTGTACGCGGCCCGGCTGGCCAGCTGGTCGGGCTGGTTGCCCTGGAACAGCAGCGGGACGCCCAGCGTCGCGCGAAGGTCGGTGCGGGGCAGCAGATTGCGGATCAGGTACGTGCTCAGCAGCGACCCGGCGTACACGGCCACCGGCCCCGCGGCGCGGTCCGGGTCGCACCCGGCGTCCTCCAGCGCCGCCCAGGCGCACTCGAGGAAGATCCGCTGCTGGGGGTCGATGACCGACGCCTCCAGGGCGTTGTAGCCGAAGAGCCGGGAGTCGAATCCGGCGATGTCCCCCAAGGCGCCCTTCACCGGCACGTATCCGGGCGCGGCCTCCTCGCCCTCGGGCACGCCGGCGGCGCGCAGTTCCTCGGGGGCGAACCGGGAGACCGCCTCGACACCCGACTCCAGCAGGTCCCACAGCTCGTCGGGGGACTCGGCTCCGGGAAAGCGCCCCGCCATGCCGACGACGGCGATGCGGCCGTCGCTGTCGATCCAGTCGTCCCGGTCCGTCTGTCCTGGCTGTGCGTTCATGATGTTCTCCGTTGGTGGCTCGGCGCGGCACTGCGCGTCCGTGGGCGGAGGGGCTGGCCTTCGTTCCCCGCGCGGGGTCAGACCGCCATCAGATAGCGCTGGAAGCGGGGCATCAGGTACTCGAGGGCTCGTATCTCACCGGCCGTCAGGTCGGGGTGCCAGACGTCCCAGAGCAGGACGGAGCGCTGCTCGGTGCCCCGGTTCCACGCCTCGTGGATGAAGCTGTCGTCGAAGAGGATGACCTTGCCCTCCTGCCATCCCCGCTCGTCGTCGCCGACCTTGATGGCGCAGCCCGGCGGGACGATCAGCGGAAGGTGAGCGGTGAGCAGGAGGTTCACCCCGCCCGTGTGCGGCGTGATGTGCACGCCGGGGTTGAGGATGGTGAACATCCCGTCCCGTGGGCCGTGCGGGGTCGCGGCGAGCGCCTCGCAGGTCCGCGGACAGCTTGCCCGCGCCTCGTCGCGCCAGCCGCCGTCGCGGTAGATCTGGAAGGTGTCCCAGCCCTGCCAGCCGAGTTCCTTGGTGTACAGGTCCTCGTACGGGGCGAAGCGGGCCTCCGCCTCGCGCAGGGCGAGGAACTCGGCCCGGATGTCCTGGTACGCGGCCTCCATACCGGCCACCCAGTGCTGTGCCGCCGTGTCGTGCCAGGGCAGGGCACTGATCTCGGGGAAGAAGAGCCGGGTGGGCTCCTGGTCGTCGTGGAGGTACTCGGGCGCCTTCTCGCCCACGAGGATGGCCAGGCACTCCTCGACCCGCTCAAGTCCCTCGGAGCCGACGGCGTTCCGCAGCTCCGTCATCACGCTCTGCACGTCCATGTCAGTCTCTCCCTCTCGGTGCGTTGGACTGGTCCGTCCGGGTGCGGGCGCGGGCCCGGACGGCGGCCCGGCGCCGTCCGGCGCGCGCGGCCGGGTCGGCGGCCGGGTCGGCGAGGCGGGGCCGCGCGGCACCGCGCCGGGCGTGCCACCGTCCAGGCCCGCGACGAATGCGGCGACGGTGGGCCGGGCGAAGACGTCCACGAGCCGTACCTCCCGGCCGAGCCGGCCGCAGAGGTCCAACTGGAGACGGGCCGCCAGCAGCGAGTTGCCGCCCGCGTCGAAGAAGTTGGTGTGGCGTCCGACGGGCCGGCCGGTTCCCAGCACCCGCCGCCAGGCGTCGGCGACCAGCTGCTCGGTGCCGTCCAGCGGCGGCGCGGCGGCGTCCGGGACGGCCGCCTCCGGGGCGGGGAGGCGGGCGCGGTCCCGCTTGTTGGTACGGGTACGGGGCAGCGCGTCCAGCAGCACGACCTGTTCGGGAACCACCGCGGCGGGCAGGCGCCCGGCGAGGAAGGCACGGAGTTCCGCCCCGGTGACGTTGCCGTGCACGACGGCGTACCCGATGAGCCGAGGTGCCAAGAGGGTGCCGTGGGCTGCCGCGGCGGCCTCCCGGACCGACGGGTGGGCCTCCAGCAGCGCCTCGATCTCCTCCAGTTCGACACGGTTGCCGCGGATCTTCACCAGGCCGCCGGTGCGTCCGGTGAAGGCCAGTTCGCCGTCCGGCAGGAAGCGGCCGAGGTCACCGGTGCGGTAGAGCGTGCCGCCGGGCTGCCAGGGGTCGGGCACGTATGCCTTGGCGCTCTCCTCGGGCCTGCGGTGGTAGGACCCGGCGAGGAAGTCGCTGCGCAGATGGATCTCGCCGACCACGCCGACCGGGCAGGGACGGCCGCGGTGGTCGAGCACGAGGGCCTGCCGGCCGGGGATCGGCCGGCCGACGGGCACGGAGGGCGCGAACCGTTCCCCCGGCGCCAGTTCCCGGTGGGTGGCGAGCACACACTCGGTCGGGCCGTAGAGGTTGTGCAGCCGGGGCCGCACCGCCCGGTCGGCCCAGGCGGCGGCGAGCGACGGTGGCAGCACCTCACCCGCCAGCAGCACGTGCTCCAGGTCGGGGAGTTCGGCGCCGCTGCGGTCCAGGGCCTCGGTCACCACGGTGAAGAAGCCCGGTACGGTCTGGAGCTGGCTGACGCGCTCGGCGCGGAGCCAGTCGGCCAGGGCCGCCGGGTCCCGGCGGGCGCCGTCCGGTGGCACGCAGAGCGTCGCACCGTGGCACAGGGCCGCGAACACCTCCGTGTAGGCGGCGTCGTAGGTGAAGGGCGCCCACTGGGCGACACGGCTGCGGTACCCGATGCCGAACCGCTCGCCCTGCCAGTCCGCGAACTGCGCGAGCGTCGCGTGCGACAGCGCGATGCCCTTGGGGCTCCCGGTCGAGCCCGAGGTGTACACCAGGCAGAGGGCGTCGCCGCCGGTGACGGGCGCGGCCGGGATCCGCGCGGCGGTCGTGCTGTCCGGAACGCCGGGGCCGAGGATGTCCACGGGCACGTCGGCGAACCGGCCGGCCGCCCGGTCCCGCAGACCGGGGTATCCGCTCAGGCCTGGTTCGTCGGCCAGCACGCACACCGGCTCGGCGTCCGCGAGCACGGCCCGGAGCCGCAGTTCGGGGCCGTCCGGGTCGAGGACCGCGAAGGCCGCCCCCGTCTTGGCGACCGCCAGGATCGCCGCGGTCTGCGCGGGGCCCGTGGACAGCAGGACCGAGACGAAGCGGCCGGGCGCGGCGCCCAGGTCGAGCAGCCGCGCGGCGATCCGGTCGCTCCAGGCGTCCAGCAGGCCGAAGGTGACGTCCCGTCCGTTGTGGCGGACGGCCACGGCGTCCGGCCGCGCCGCGGCCTGCGCCCGGAACACCTCGTGCACGGGAGCGGCGTGGGCCGCCCGAGCGGCACCCGACGGACCGGCGGGCCGGGGGGACGGCGTTTCGGCCTCGCCCCGGTCGAGCGGGGCGAGGGCCGCCTGGGCGTCGGGATCGTCGAGCGCCGAGCGCAGCAGGTTCTCCAGGTGGCGTGCGAACCGGCCCGCCGAGACCGCGGTGAACCGTGCGGAGGCGTACTCCAGAAGGCCCTGGAACCGGTCGGGGTGCTCCTCCACGGCGAGGGTGAGGTCGTACTTGGCCGTGCGGGTGGGCACCGGCCGCAGGACGCCCGCGGCCTCGCCGAGCCGGACCACGTCCGGCATGGCGTCCTGCAGCACGAGGCTGGCCTGGACGAGCGCCGGCCGGCCCGGGTCCCGGGGGGTGCCCAGAGCGTCCACGAGCCGGTCGAGCGGCACCAGCGGCCGGTCGAGGTCCTCGGCGAGCAGCCCCTGGGTGCGCCGGGCGAGCTCGGCGAACGTCGCGGTCCCGGTGAGATCGACCCGTACGGGCAGGGTGTTGACCAGGGGGCCGATCAGGCCCTCCAGCTCCGGTGCGCCCCGGTTGGCCACGGGGACGCCGACGATGACGTCGTCGGTGGACGCGTAGCGGCCCAGCAGGGACGCGTACACGGTGAGCAGGACGGCGAAGGGCGTGACCCGCAGCCGGGCGGCCGTCGCCCGCAGCCGGGCGGTGAGGTCCGGCGGCAGCGCGACGGGCACGGTGTCGCCGGCGCCCGGGGCCGCGGGCGGGCCTGGGGGTCGGTCGGCAGCTCCAGCACCCCTGGGTGGCCGTCGAGGCGGGCACGCCAGTACGCGAGCTGCGCGTCCCGTGCCCCTGCGGCGGGGGAGGCCGCCGCGGCGTGGTGGAGGAAGTCGGGGCGGGGCCGGGAGGGGGCGCCGGTCCCG from Actinacidiphila yeochonensis CN732 encodes the following:
- a CDS encoding type I polyketide synthase yields the protein MNAQPGQTDRDDWIDSDGRIAVVGMAGRFPGAESPDELWDLLESGVEAVSRFAPEELRAAGVPEGEEAAPGYVPVKGALGDIAGFDSRLFGYNALEASVIDPQQRIFLECAWAALEDAGCDPDRAAGPVAVYAGSLLSTYLIRNLLPRTDLRATLGVPLLFQGNQPDQLASRAAYKLNLRGPAVSVQTACSTSLVAVHMAAQSLLTQECDLALAGGVTVTVPHRAGYLPVEGGIESPGGRCRPYGAGADGTVFGNGAGVVVLKRLSDALADGDRIHAVILGSAVNNDGAAKAGYTAPGVAGQAAVIREALSVADVSPRSIGYVEGHGTGTAIGDPIEIEALTAAYRAADPAADPAADAWCALGSVKSRVGHLDTAAGVTGLIAAVQALRHGRIPATLHADGDTPAPALDRTPFFVPDRLTGWPAEDGPRRAAVSAFGIGGTNAHLIIEEAPRPAARSAEGDPPLAASVLPVALPLSARTAAALDTAAERLAAHLEAHRDVPLADVARTLRSGRRQLEHRRVVLARDTAEAVTALRAGGRRDTVRARTARADAPVAFLLPGQGTQLPRMSMGLYDAHPVFRAALDECGSILRPHLGRDLTGLLRDGGAEELRRTSVLQPAVVAVGHALARLWEHWGVRPAALLGHSLGEFTAAALSGVFDLPDALRLAAVRGRLMEETAAGAMLAVPLGEADAVETAAAYGLDLAAVNGPTATTLSGPRDAVERARADLDGRGLRPLPLPVDRAFHSSLCDEAAARFAEEVAGAVRGAPGVPFVSGVTGDWITAELAADPAYWARQMREPVRFDRALRTLAAFDEGLVLVEAGPGSVLTDLVRSVRSDDSGVAPPPLPSRGRRGAGDEPASAVLSLAGLWTRGVRVQWEPVASGARVTSLPVYPFERLPHWIDPGPTDLSAAPAPGLGPEAADAVHAAVVWRPLDEGPETAGRIPGRRQTWLVLMDPDGAAQPAVDVLTARGQIVTVVRPGTEYRRVRRGVYELDPRDPAHYTKLLADLRALVRTPTAVLYAWGLSPGQGAGGGSTTDPDETACYFGLVRLARAMADESIVNEVRLGVLTRGAFRTAADECPDPAAAMLSGPVQVLPEEYANLRCAQVDLPAGAALGPDAEAVLDAVLAAPARLLALRGGRLLTRTVEAVERTVPDVPVDPADPSGPAEGGGTWLVTGGLGGIGRTLAAHLARASGARLALLARRAPDDGAAAFLRQLRESGAEVLVLQADVTDAGSLAGALDDVRARFGGIDGVVHAAGVPGGGSVALRDDEDARTVFGPKVTGTRNLLAALRPGEARVLVVCSSLATLVPTYGQADYTAANAYLAAAAEAETARGDRRAVAVDWDMWAGVGMASEAEVPADLRVLQERMLAGALTPDQGARAFAALLAALPGHAVVARSSAGVVDGALRLADEPAAVRRTTAALPRPDLATAYVAPRNPTEERLAEIYGEMLGIDRVGVHDDFLDLGGHSLLAAQIVARLRAEFQVDVPARAFFEGGRVADLGELIEERILAELESQ
- a CDS encoding non-ribosomal peptide synthetase, with the protein product MPVALPPDLTARLRATAARLRVTPFAVLLTVYASLLGRYASTDDVIVGVPVANRGAPELEGLIGPLVNTLPVRVDLTGTATFAELARRTQGLLAEDLDRPLVPLDRLVDALGTPRDPGRPALVQASLVLQDAMPDVVRLGEAAGVLRPVPTRTAKYDLTLAVEEHPDRFQGLLEYASARFTAVSAGRFARHLENLLRSALDDPDAQAALAPLDRGEAETPSPRPAGPSGAARAAHAAPVHEVFRAQAAARPDAVAVRHNGRDVTFGLLDAWSDRIAARLLDLGAAPGRFVSVLLSTGPAQTAAILAVAKTGAAFAVLDPDGPELRLRAVLADAEPVCVLADEPGLSGYPGLRDRAAGRFADVPVDILGPGVPDSTTAARIPAAPVTGGDALCLVYTSGSTGSPKGIALSHATLAQFADWQGERFGIGYRSRVAQWAPFTYDAAYTEVFAALCHGATLCVPPDGARRDPAALADWLRAERVSQLQTVPGFFTVVTEALDRSGAELPDLEHVLLAGEVLPPSLAAAWADRAVRPRLHNLYGPTECVLATHRELAPGERFAPSVPVGRPIPGRQALVLDHRGRPCPVGVVGEIHLRSDFLAGSYHRRPEESAKAYVPDPWQPGGTLYRTGDLGRFLPDGELAFTGRTGGLVKIRGNRVELEEIEALLEAHPSVREAAAAAHGTLLAPRLIGYAVVHGNVTGAELRAFLAGRLPAAVVPEQVVLLDALPRTRTNKRDRARLPAPEAAVPDAAAPPLDGTEQLVADAWRRVLGTGRPVGRHTNFFDAGGNSLLAARLQLDLCGRLGREVRLVDVFARPTVAAFVAGLDGGTPGAVPRGPASPTRPPTRPRAPDGAGPPSGPAPAPGRTSPTHREGETDMDVQSVMTELRNAVGSEGLERVEECLAILVGEKAPEYLHDDQEPTRLFFPEISALPWHDTAAQHWVAGMEAAYQDIRAEFLALREAEARFAPYEDLYTKELGWQGWDTFQIYRDGGWRDEARASCPRTCEALAATPHGPRDGMFTILNPGVHITPHTGGVNLLLTAHLPLIVPPGCAIKVGDDERGWQEGKVILFDDSFIHEAWNRGTEQRSVLLWDVWHPDLTAGEIRALEYLMPRFQRYLMAV